TGGTCGGCGGCGGCCCCGCCGGCGTGGCGTTGCTCTGCGCCGCCGGCAAGGCCGGCAAGCTCGATGCGCTGGCATCGGCCGGCATCGCGGTGGTCGATCGCGGCGACACGATCGGCGGCGGCCGGCTCGGCGCCTACGAGATCACGTCGGACAGCTCGGCGGAAACCTTCCTCACCGCCGATGGCGCGCTACCCGCAGGACTCGGCATCGCCGACGAGGCGGCCGGTCAGGCGATCGCCGAACACAAGGGGGCGCTCGGCGTGCCGCTGCCCAAGGTCGGCGCCTATCTCGACCGGCTGGGCGAAGTGCTCGGCCATCGCCTGCGCACGCTCGGCGGGTCGATCCTCAGCGGCCACGAGGTCATCGCCTCGCAGCGCACCGCCGACGGCCTCTGGCGGACACGCGCGCGGCGCGTCTCGGACGGTGGCTCGATCGAATTGCTGTCCCGCTCGCTCGTCATCGCAACCGGCGGCCATCAGCCGGCGATCCGGCTGGCGGAGGAGAAGGTCGCGGGCATGTCGCTGGTCGAACGCTGCGGCAACCGGCTGATCCAGTCGGACACGCTGCTGGCGACGGGCGGCATCGAGGCGGTGCGCGAACGCCTGCGAGACTGTCTGGACGGGGGCCGCGCGCCCCGCATCGCCATCGTCGGCGGATCGACGAGCGCCGTCACCACTGCCGTGCGCCTGCTCAAGAGCGGTCTGCCGCTGGATACCGGCGGCATCGCCCTGCTGCACCGTCGGCCGCTGCGCCCCTTCTATCCCTCGATCGATGCCGCGCGTGCGGATGGATATACCGACTTCGGCCCGGATGACATCTGCCCGGTCTCCGGCTTCGTCTATCGCCTCGCCGGCTTCCGGCTGGAGGCGCGCGAACTGGTGGTCCACGCGCTCGGCATCGGCGGCCGGGTGGGCGACCCGCGCCTCACGCTCCACCAGCTGACCGGCGATGACGACATGCAGGCGGCGGACATCCTCGACCGGGCCGACCTCGTCGTCGCCTCCTTCGGCTATCAGCCGCACGCGCTGCCGCTGATCGACGAGCGAGGCCGCGCGATCCGGTTGCGCTGCGAAGGGCCGGTGCGCGGCCGCATGGTCGATGATCTCTGCCGCGTCGTGGACACGGCGTCGTGCGCGGTGCCCGGCGTCTACGGCATCGGTCTGGCCGCCGGCTTCGTGCCGCATGGCAAACTGGGCGGCGAGGCGAGCTTCCGGGGGCAGGCGAACGGCCTGTGGCTCTGGCAGAATGACGTCGGCCAGCTCATCGTCGAGCAGCTTCTCTCCGCCTCGGAAAGGGTCAGGGCGAAGACGGGAGCCGCCCGCCGCGCGGTCGCATGACGGCAGAGGCGCCCACCGCCGGCCCCGCCGTCAGCGTGGTGATGGCCGCCTATAACGGCGCCGCCTTCATCCGCGAGACGATCGACAGTCTGTTCGCTCAGACCATGCCCGACTTCGAGATCGTCGTCGCCGACGACTGCTCGACGGACGATACGCTCGCGGTTCTGGCGGCAATGAACGACCCGCGCCTGCGCGTGGTGAAGGCGGAGCGTAACGGTGGCCCGGCGGCAGCCCGAACCCTCGCCATGTCGCAGGCTCGCGGCCGCTTCATCGCCGGGCTGGATCAGGACGACATTTGCGCGCCCGATCGGTTCGAGAAGCAGCTCGCCTATCTCGACGCGCATCCCGATGTGGTGCTGGTCTGTTCCACGATCGCGATGTTCGAGGGCGGAAAGCTGCGGCGCGACCCCTACCCAGACCTGACCGATCCCGACGAGATCGACTGGATGATGGGGCTGTTGAACCCCCTGGCATGGTCGACCGCGATGATACGTGGCGAGGCCGCGCGCCGGCTGGAGCCGTTCGAGCGCGACGAGTATCGTTTCGCCGAGGATTTCGATCTCTACACCCGCATCCGCGCGCACGGCCGGATCGGTCGCATCGCCGAGCCGCTGGTCCGCTATCGCCTCCACCCCGGCGGAGCGAGCCAGGCCTACGAGCAGGGCATGATCCGGGCTGCCGGCCGTGTGCTGGCGGACCGCCACGCCACGCTGTTCGGCGTGGAGGCGGCGGAGGCCGGCGAAATGCTCAGCCGCTACGCCGGGGCCAGCTATCCCCCACCCGACGCCGCGACACTGGCGCGCTGCGGAGCAATCATGGCACGGTTTCTGGAAGACATGCGGAGCAATCCCTTCGCGCAAGACAGCAGCCGCATGATCTGGTGGCGCATCGCCCGGTCAGGCCTGCGCATGGGCCATTACAACGCGGCGGAAATGATGCGCGTGCGACCGGCCTTCGCCGGCAGCGGTGCGGCGCTCAGACCGGCCCTGTTGCGCGACGCCGCGATCGGCGCGACCCGCCGGGCGAGGCGCCTCGCGGCGAGCCTGTCGCTCTGATTTTTCCGAAAACTGGTGCGGTCGAGAAGACTCGAACTTCCACGGCCTTTCGGCCACAGCGACCTCAACGCTGCGCGTCTACCAATTCCGCCACGACCGCACGTCGATTTGCCCGCCAAATCCCCGATTCTTCGGGCCCGGCAGCTGGTAGGAGGGCGCCTCTAGCAAAGCCGCTCCCCCCGCGCAACGCCCTTTTCATCAATGATCGTCGGTGCCGGCGAAGCTGAGGTTGAGTGCCTTCGATCCCTGCGGCACGCCGACCTCCGCGCTGTCGAAATCGGCCGATCCCTTCGGCGGCAGCTGGCGCACCGGCGCGTTGATCGTCCAGCCATAGACCGGGCGGCCCGCCGCGTCGCGCAGCTCGGCGCGGATGTCCGGCACGGTCTGCGGCACCTCGGTGGGATTCACGATGCGGCCGGAAACCGCGAACAGCTCGCTACCGGTCGCCAGCGTGCGACGATCGGGCTTGCGGGTCACCTGCAGCATCAGCGGACTCTGCGCCTTGTCCGCGCCGAACAGCCTGGCGAAGGCGGCAGGGCCGAACCAGGCGACCGCCCCGGCGCCGATCAGCAGCAGCAGGCCCGCCAGCACCGCCAGCACCGTCATCTGCCGCATCGGGTTGCGGCGCGGCCGGAACGGCGGCTCCGGCGCGTAGGGATCGACCTCCGGGGAATGGCGGATATCGGCGAAAGCGTCCGGTGGTGGTGGCGTCGCAATGCCGGTCGGCGGCGCACCGTAAGGGGATGGCTCGGGAGCGGCCACCGGCTCGGGCGCCGGAGGAGGAGGAGGCGCGAAGGTCGTGACGGCGGCCTCGGGCTCGATCGCCGGCGGCTCCTGAAACCAGCTATGCCGGCACGAGGCGCACCGCACCTGACGCCCGCTCACGCCGACCGAACTGTCCGGTACCAGATATCGCGTGCCGCACGCCGGGCAGGTCAGTATCATGCCTTTGTCGTCCGGCCTTTCTCGCGTGGGTTTGCGACACCTCTGGTCCGGTCTAGGACGACGGGTGGGCGGCTGGCAAGCGCCACGCTTGCCCCCCATATCGCGCATGTGCGAAAGCGGCCGTCCGAAGGTCGTCCAGAAAGGCTGAAGCGAGAGCGAATGTCCGGCATCGTGCAGTTCGAGAATGTCGGTCTCCGCTACGGAACCGGCGCCGAGACGCTGTCGGACCTGAGCTTCACGCTGGCCGCCGGCGGCTTCTATTTCCTCACCGGCCCGTCCGGCGCGGGCAAGACCTCGCTGCTCAAGATGCTGTATCTCTCGCAGCGGCCGACGCGCGGCGCGATCCGGCTGTTCGACGAGGACGTCGTGCAGCTGCGCCGCGCCCGCCTGCCCGGCTTTAGGCGGCGGATCGGCGTGGTGTTCCAGGATTTCCGGCTGATCCCGCATCTGTCCGCGTTCGACAACATCGCGCTGCCGCTGCGCATCGCGGGCGTGGACGAGCGCGATCTGGTGACGCCGGTGCGCGAGATGCTGGCCTGGGTGGGCCTCGCCGATCGCGCCTCCGCCCACCCGCCGACGCTGTCGGGCGGCGAGCAGCAGCGCGTCGCCATCGCCCGCGCGGTGATCGGCCGGCCCGAAATCCTCGTGGCGGACGAGCCGACCGGCAATGTCGATCCCGAGATGGCGGCGCGCCTGCTCCACCTGTTCGATGCGCTCAATACACTGGGCACGACGATCGTGGTCGCCACCCACGACATTCACCTTCTCTCCCGCGTCGCGTCCGCCAACGTGATGCGGCTCGATCGCGGGCGGTTGCAGGATCCCACGGGTGCGCTGCGCTACCCGCCGCGGGCGGACGGGCATTGATGATGCTGGGCGCCTCGCAGGCCGAACGGCGGCTGTTGCCCGAAGGACGGCTCGCCGGGCCGATGCCGTGGGTCATCGCGATCATGATGTTCCTCACCGCGCTGGCGGCGGCGGGCGGGCTGGCGATGGGATCGGCCGCCAACCAGCTCAGCGCCGATCTCGGCCGGCAACTGACGGTGCAGGTGATCCTCGCCGACCCCGCCGCGCGCGACCGCGAAGCGTCCGCCGCGCAACAATTGCTGGCGCACGAGAATGGCGTGATCTCCGCACGACGGCTCGGCGATCAGGAGATGCAGGCGCTGCTCCGCCCCTGGCTGGGCGATGCCGGACTGGACAAGGATCTTCCGCTCCCCGCGATGATCGACATCGACCTCTCCGACGCCGGGCGGGATCGGCTGGACCGGATCACCCAGGCGGTGAAGGCGGTCGCACCCCATGCCCGCATCGATGACCATGCCGGCTTCATCGCGCCGCTCGTCGGGCTGATCCGCTCGCTCGGGCTCCTGGCGGGCGGCATCGTGCTGATGATGGCGGGCGCCACCGCCGCCGCCGTGGTGCTGGCCGCGCGCTCCGCGCTCAACACGCACCGCCGCACCATCGACGTCATGCACATGATGGGCGCGACCGACGTGCAGGTCGCCCGCCTCTTCCAGCGCCGCATCGCTCTCGATGCGCTGTTCGGCGCGGTGGTCGGGCTGGTCGCGGCGATCGCCGTGATCCTGCTGCTGGGCCGCCGCATCGGCGAGATCGGATCGGGCATCGTCGGATCGATCTCGCTGCCGGGCCTCGCCTGGCTGGTGCTGCTCTGCCTGCCGTTGGTGGCGGGCCTGCTGGCGCTGCTCGTGGCGCGCATCACCGTGCAGCGCGCACTCGGGGAAACGCTGTGATCCGCCGGCTGATCGCGCTGCTCATCCTGCTGTGGGGACTGGGTTTCGCTGTCTTCGCCCTCACCCTGCCGCGCCCGATCGGCGACCGGCAGACCGATGCGATCGTAGTGCTGACCGGCGGCGCCGGCCGGCTCGATCGCGGCATCGACCTGCTCGCGCGGCATCAGGCGCAACGGCTGTTCGTTTCCGGCACCGATCGCACCGTGCGCAAGAAGGAGCTGGCGGTGCGCACCGGTCGGCCGGTGGCGCTGTTCGATTGCTGCGTCGATCTCGGCAAGGAATCGGTCGATACCCGTTCCAATGCCACCGAGACCGCCAAATGGCTGGAGGCTCATCACTATCGCAGCGTCCGCCTGATCACGACCGACTGGCATATGCCGCGCGCCCATTCCGACCTGAACCGCGCGTTGAAGGGCTATGACGTCACCGTGGTGCCGGACGCGATCCGCAGCCAGCCGGGCTTCATGACCTTGTTCACCGAGTATAACAAATATGTGCTGCGCCTCGTCGCCGCGCCCTTCGGCTACTGACCGATGACCCTGCTGCGCTCGCTGCTCTTCGCGTTGCTTTTCTACGCGCTGACCACCTTGATGGTGTTTCCGGGGCTGCTGGTCGCTCTCGCGAGCCGGCGCGCCATCTCCTCCTACGCGCGCGCCTGGGGCCGGATGTATCTGTGGCTGGCGCGCGTCGTGCTGGGCGTGCGAATGCGGATCGAGGGCGAGGTGCCGGCGACGGCAGTGCTGGTCGCCGCCAAGCACGAATCCGCCTACGAGACGCTGGCGCTGCTGGCACTGATCGACGACCCGATCATCGTGCTGAAACGCGAGCTGGCGGACATCCCGCTCTTCGGGCGACTGACGCGCCGCCACGGCGTGATCCCGGTCGATCGCGCGGCGAGTGCCGGCGCGCTGCGCGCCATGCTGCAGGCGGCGGACGAGGCCAAGGCGCAACATCGCGCCGTGCTGATCTTCCCCGAGGGAACGCGGGTGCCGCACGGCCGCGCCCCCAAGCTGCAGGCGGGCTTTGCCGGTCTCTACGGGCGCCTTGCTATGCCGGTGGTGCCCGTCGCAACCGACGCCGGCGTCGCCTGGCCGCGCGGGCTGGTGAAGCGGCCGGGCATGGTGACACTGCGTTTTGGCGAAACGATCCCGGTCGGCCTGCCTCGCAAGGAGATCGAGGGGGCCGTGCACACAGCGATCAACGCGCTGAACGACTGACCTTCGTCATCGCGATGCGCGCAGCGCCGTGGCGATCCACATGCCGCGCCATGGATTGCTTCGCTACGCTCGCAATGACGATGGGTTCAGTGCTTGCGCCCGAAATCGGGCGCGGGATCGTCCTGCCCCTGCTCGACGATCGAGCGGCGCACCGCGCGGGTGCGGGTGAAGAGATCGAACAGCGTATCGCCGTCTCCCCAGCGGATCGCGCGCTGGAGCATCGTCAGATCTTCGGTCAGCCGCTGGAGGATCTCCAGCACCGCCTCGCGATTGTTCAGGAACACGTCGCGCCACATCGTCGGGTCCGACGCGGCGATGCGGGTGAAGTCGCGGAAGCCGCCCGCCGAATATTTGATGACCTCGCTCTGCGTCACCTCCTCCAGATCGGAGGCCGTGCCAACGATCGTGTAGGCGATGAGATGCGGCACGTGGCTGGTGACGGCGAGGACGAGATCGTGATGCTTCGGCTCCATCACCTCGACCTGCGATCCGAACGCCTCCCAGAAAGCGCGTAGACGAGCGACCGCCGCCTCCGGGGCGCCCTCGGGCGGGGTCAGGATACAGAAGCGGCCGGCGAACAGGCTCGCGAAGCCGGCATCCGGCCCGCTGTTCTCGGTGCCGGCGACGGGATGGCCGGGGATGATCGTTGCGCTGGGCAGCTCCTCACGCAGCGCCGCCAGCACCGCCGACTTGGAGCTGCCCACATCGCTCACGATCGCGTCAGCCGGCAGATCGTCCGCGATCGCCGCCGCCACCGCGCCCATCGCGCCGACCGGCACACAGAGCATCACCAGATCGGCGTCGATCACCGCGGCGCCTGCGGTATCCGGCACGTCGTCGGCGAGATCCAGCTCGCGCACACGCTCGCGCACCGCCGGATCGGCATCGTGCAGGGTCAGCCGCACGGTCGGCATGTGCTGGCGCACCGCGCGTGCGATCGACGAGCCGATCAAGCCCAGCCCGATGATGGTGACGCGCGAGAAAGGCAGCATCAGTCCGCCGCGCCGACGATCTCACGCAGTGCGCGAATGAGTCCCTTCGTCTGCTCATCGGTGCCGACCGACATGCGAAGCCCGTGGCGCAGCCCCTGCCCCGGCAGCCAGCGCACGATGAAACCCTTCTCCATCAGCTGGGTATAGGCTTCCTCCGCGGTCGTCCGGCCCTCGAACAGCACGAGCAGGAAGTTCGCCTTGGACGGCACGGCGCGCAGGCCCGCATTGCCGATCTTGCCGATCTCGTCGGTCATCCAGCCGAGCCATTTCTCGTTGTGGAGGCGGCTCGCCTCTACGAAATCCCTGGCGTGCAGGCTGGCGATCGCGGCCTGCTGGCCTGCCGTGGTGACGTTGAAGGGCGCACGGATCTTGTGCATCGCCTGGATCACCTTGGCAGGGCCGTAACCCCAGCCGATCCGCTCCGCCGCCAGCCCGAAGATCTTGGAGAAGGTGCGCGTCACCAACACGTTGGGTGCCGACTGCGCCAGCTCGAACGCGCCGTCGTCATCTTCCAGCGAGAGATATTCGGCATAGGCCTGGTCGACCACGAACAGGCAGTCGGCGGGCAGGCCCGCGTGCAGCCGCAGCAGCTCGGAGCGCGGCAGGTAGGTGCCGGTCGGGTTATTGGGATTGGCGATGAAGACGACGCGCGTCTTGTCGGTCACCGCCGCGAGCAGGGCGTCGACGTCGGTCGCATAGCCGACGTCCGGCGCCTCTATCGGCACCGCACCGACACGCCGCGCCGCGATCGGATAGACCGAGAAGCCGTAGCGGACGAACAACACCTCGTCGCCCTGGCCCGCAAAGGCGCCGGCCGCGAGGTGGAGCACCTCGTCCGATCCGGTGCCGTGGATCACGCGGGCCGCATCCAGCCCGTAATGCGCCGCGATCGCCTCGCGCAGATCGGTCGCCCCCGCATCGGGGTAGCGATCGAGGTTCTGCGCGGCCGCAACGAACGCCTCCCGCACCTCCGGCGCGGTGCCGAGCGGATTCTCGTTGGACGAGAGCTTGGCGGCCTTCACGCCGCTGTCGGTGGTCGAGCGGCCGGGCACATAAGGCGCGATCGCTTCGATCCAGGGCTTGGGGGTGAGGATATCGGTCATGGCGATGCCCTGTAGCGGGCTTCGACCTTGGTGGAAACGGTCGAGCGCACATGCCCCGCGATGGGACAGAGGGGTGCCGGTCGTCCGTACCGGATCCACCGCTCGCGCATTACCTCCCGCACGGGGTTGCCTGTTCAGAGTTGCGTCATGGTCTTGGGTCTGTCGGCGACGAGCGTCGATCTCGTCATTCTGGGTGGCCTGCTGGTCGGGCTGGCGCAAGCGATTGCACGGCGCGATTCGGTGTGGGTCGCAGCGCTCGGCCTGCCGATCCTCCTGTGCGGCGATCATGTCGGCGTAGCGCCGGCGCTGATCGCATGGGGCTTCGCGCTCTACGCACTGGTTCTCATCGTCGGGGCGGCCACCATGCTCGCCCGGAGAGCCCATCTGCCGGGTCTTCCCACACTCCTCGCCCTTACGCTCAGCACCGCGCTGATCGCCGGCAGGGCCGACGCCCACCACTTCAGACTGGCGGTGCCGTCGCTCCACGCCCCACCCGCGATCGGCGTCCGCCTCGCCCAGCTCCTGCGAACGATTGACGCGCCCGGCCCCGCCCCCTAGCGGACGGGGCAGGATGGAGCATGACGAGCGGTTCGGACACGCGCGGAGCGTCACCCTGCCCGGGCCGCTGGCGCTCGACGGCGGGCAGGTGCTGACACCCGTCACCATCGCCTACGAAACCTATGGCACGCTGAACGCAGACGCCTCCAACGCCATCCTGATCTGCCACGCGCTGACCGGCGACCAGCATGTCGCCAGCGTCCACCCCGTCACCGGCAAGCCCGGCTGGTGGGTGCGGATGGTGGGCGAAGGCAAGCCGATCGATCCGGCCCGCCATTTCATCGTCTGCTCGAACGTCATCGGATCGTGCATGGGTTCGTCCGGCCCGGCGACGGCAGCGGCGGACGGCAATCCGTACGCAATGCGCTTCCCGGTCATCACGATCCGCGACATGGTGCGCGCGCAGGCAATGCTGCTCGATCATCTCGGCGTCCGCACGCTGACCGCCGTCGGCGGATCGATGGGCGGTATGCAGGTGCTCGAATGGGCCGCCACCTATCCCGATCGGGTGAAATCGGCGGTGATCATCGCGTCGGCGGCGCGCCATTCCGCGCAGAATATCGCCTTCCACGAGGTCGGCCGCCAGGCGATCATGGCCGACCCGAAGTGGCGCGGCGGCGATTATTACGAGAGCAACGATCCGCCCGCCGCCGGCCTCGCGGTGGCGCGGATGGCGGCGCACATCACCTACCTGTCCGAAGCCGGCCTCACCGAGAAATTCGGCCGCCAGCTGCAGGCGCGCGACGCCGTCGGCTTCGGCTTCGATGCGGACTTCCAGGTGGAAAGCTACCTGCGCCACCAGGGCCTGAGCTTCGTCGATCGCTTCGACGCCAATTCGTACCTCTACATCACCCGAGCGATGGACTATTTCGACCTCGCCGAGGAGCATGGCGGGATGCTCGCCAATGCATTCCGGGGCAGCAAGGCGCGTTTTTGCCTCGTCTCTTTCGACACCGACTGGCTCTACCCGACCCGCGAATCGCGCAGCATCGTGCAGGCGCTGAACGCTGCCGGCGCGGCGGCGAGCTTCGTCGAGCTATCCTCGCCCTACGGGCACGACGCCTTCCTGCTCGAAGCGCCCGAACTCAATCGTGTGGTGGACGGCTTCCTGAGGGCGGGCGGGCTATGAACGATCAGGCGCTCCTCGGTCTGCGCCCCGATCTGCGGATCATCGCCGACCATGTGGCGGCGGGCAGCCGCGCGCTCGACATCGGCTGCGGCGATGGCGCGCTGATGGCGGCGCTGCGCGATCATGCGGGAGTGGACGCACGTGGTATCGAGATCGACGCGACCAATGTCGCATCGGCGGTCGCGCGCGGGCTGTCGGTGGTGCAGGGCGATGCCGACGTGGACCTCGTCGGCTATCCGTCGGGCGCCTTCGACTATGCGATCCTGAGCCAGACGCTGCAGACCACCCGCGCACCCGACAAGGTGCTGGACGAGCTACTGCGGATCGGCGCCAAGGCCTTCGTATCGTTTCCGAACTTCGCTTATTGGCGGGTGCGCGCCTCGCTGCTGTGGGGCGGACGGATGCCGGTGACGCGCACGCTGCCGGTGGCGTGGTACGCGACGCCTAACATCCACCACCTGACCATCGACGACTTCCGCGCCTTCCTGAAGGAGCGCGGGATCGTCACCGAAGGCGCATGGTTCCTCAACGGCGACCGGCTGACCAGCGAATGGGCCGCCAATTTCCGCGCCGAACACGCGGTGTTCCTGATCCGGCGGTGAGGTAAAGCCCCTCCCTGAAAGGGAGGGGTTTGGGGTGGGTCGGTTTCCGTATCGAGCGAGCGCCTGCCTCAGGCGAACCCACCCCCGCCCCCTTCCCCTCCCTTTCAGGGAGGCAAGGATTATGCCCTCAGCGTCGCACCCTGCTTCGTTGCCGCCGCGACGATCTTCTCGGAAATCGCCTTGAGCGCCGCCTCGTCGAAGCTCTTGTCCGCCGGTTGCAGCACCACCTCGATGGCGAGGCTCTTCTGCCCCTCCGGCACGCCGGCGCCGGTGAAGACGTCGAACAGCGCAACCTCGGTGATCGCCTGCTTGTCAGCGCCTGCGATGGCGCGGATCAGCTTGTCGGCCTGCAATCCGGCATCGACGAGGAAGGCGAAGTCGCGTCGCACCGCCTGCAGCGCCGAGGGCGCGTAAGCGGGCCGCGCGCGACCGGCATCGCGCTTCGCCGGGATGGCATCGAGATAGATCTCCGCCGCGACCATCGGGCCTTCGACGTCGAGCGCCTTGAGCGTCTCGGGATGCAGTTCGCCGAAGGTGGCGAGGATCATCTTGGGGCCAAGGCCAAGCTGGCCCGAGCGCCCCGGATGCCAGGTCTCGCCGCCCGGCCCGATCAACTGGAGCCGATCGACCGGCGCGCCCGCCGCCGCCAGCACGGCCAGCACCTCGGCCTTGGCGTCATAGGCGTCGGCGGGGCGCGCCTTGCCGGTGCGCCAGTCGCGCGCGGCCGCATCGCCGGCGATCAGCACGGTGAGCGTCGGCCGCTCGGCATCGTCCAGATAGCGGCGGCCGAGCTCGAACAGGCGGATCGCCTTCTCGCCGCGATCGCGGTTGCGCTGCGCGGCGCGGGCAAGGCCCGGCACCAGCGAGGGGCGCATCACCTTCAGATCCTCGGAGATCGGATTGGCGAGCGTCCAGTGGCCGCCGCCGAACGGCGCGGCCTCCTTCTCGGAGAGGAAGCTCCACGTCACCGCCTCGGCGAATCCTCGCGCGGCGGCCGCGCGGCGCGCCTTGCGCTCGATCCGCTGCTCTGGCGAGGCGGTCGGCTTGGCAACGCCTTCTGCGCGAGGCAGCGGGGTGGAGGGCACCTTGTCGAGACCCTCGATCCGCACGATTTCCTCGACCAGATCGGCGGTGCCGTCGATGTCGCGGCGCCAGGTCGGGATGGTGACGGTGAAGTCGTCCGAGACGCCGAAGCCGAGCCGTTCGAGGATCGCCTTCTGCCGATCCGCCGGCACGTCGAACCCGCCCAGCGCCAGCACGCGCGCCGGATCGTAGGCCAGCGTGCGCTGCTCGACAGGAGGCGTTCCCGCGCGCGTGATCGCGCTGGGAGTACCACCACAGTGGTCGAGCACCAGCTTGGTCGCGATGGCGAGGCCGTCGTCGAGGAAGGCAGGATCGACGCCGCGCTCGAAGCGCTGGCGCGCGTCGCTGGTCAGCGCGAGCTTCTGGCCGGTCAGCGCGATGTGATCGGGATCGAAGAAGGCGCACTCGATCAGCACGTCGGTGGTCGTGTCCGACACGCCCGAATGCTCGCCGCCCATGATGCCGCCGATGTCGTGCACGGACGCGTCGTCGGCGATCACCGTCATGCTGGCGTCGAGCGTGTAGGTCTTGCCGTTGAGGGCCAGCACCTGCTCGCCATCCTTCGCCTTCCGCGCGACCAGCGCGCCGGAGAGCTTCGCCCGGTCATAGACGTGCAGCGGGCGACCGAGATCGATCGAGACGAAGTTGGTGATGTCGACCAGCACCGAGATCGGCTTCTGGCCGATCGCCTTGAGCTTGTCGGCCATCCACTTCGGCGAGGTGCCGTTGGTCAGGCCGGACACCGCCTGCGCGTAGAAAGCGGGGCAGCCCTCGGCGTCGTCGGTGCGCACATCCGGCGCGGGATCGCTGCCGGCGATCGGCGCCAGCGACTCCATGCGATAGACCTCATGCAGCGGCTTCAACGTCCCCAGCCCGAACGCCGCGAGATCGCGCGCGATGCCGCGCACGCCCATGCAGTCCTGCCGGTTCGGCGTGATTGCCACATCGAACAGCGGATCGTCGAGACCGGCCCACTCCGCATAGCTGGTGCCGACCGGCGCATCCTCGGGCAGCTCGACGATGCCGTCATGATCCTCGCCGAGCAGCAGCTCGCGGAACGAGCACATCATGCCGTTCGATTCGACGCCCCGGATCGCCGCCACCTTGAGCGTCATGTCGGGACCCGGCACCCAGGTTCCCGGCGCGCCGAAGATGCCGACGAGGCCAGCGCGCGCGTTGGGCGCCCCGCAGACCACCTGCAGCGGCCCGTCGCCGGCATCGACCGAGAGTACCTGCAGCTTGTCCGCCTGCGGATGCGGCGCGGCGGTGAGCACCTTCGCGATCCTGAACGGACGCAGTACGTCGGCGGGGTTGGAGACCTCCTCCACCTCCAGCCCGATGCGGGTAAGCGCATCGGCCACCGAAGCGGCGTCGGCGGTCGTGTCGAGATGCTCCTTGAGCCAATTGAGGGTGAACTTCATGCCCCCACTCCTCCGGAAAGGGTGGGCACGTCGAGCGCCGCGAACCCGTAGTGACGCAGCCAGCGCAGATCGCCGTCGAAGAAGGCGCGCAGGTCGTCCATGCCGTATTTGAGCATTGCCAGCCGATCGATGCCGCAACCGAAGGCGAAGCCCTGCCATTCATGGGGATCAAGCCCGCACGCAGCGATCACCTTGGGGTGGACCATGCCGGAACCGAGGATCTCCATCCAGCCGTCCGGCTCGGCGCCGCCGATGGTGCGCTTGCCCTTGACCAAAGTGTAGCCGACATCGACCTCCATCGAAGGCTCGGTGAAGGGGAAGTAGCTCGGGCGCAGGCGCAGGACGATGTCGTCGCGCTCAAAATAGGCCTTCACGAAGGTCTCGAGCGTCCATTTCAGGTGGCCGAGCGTGATGCCGCGATCGATCACCAGCCCCTCGACCTGGTGGAACATCGGCGTGTGCGTGGCGTCGCTGTCCGAGCGATAGGTGCGGCCCGGCGCGATGATGCGGATCGGCGGCGGCGTCGTCACCATCGTGCGGATCTGCACCG
The nucleotide sequence above comes from Sphingomonas oryzagri. Encoded proteins:
- a CDS encoding DegT/DnrJ/EryC1/StrS family aminotransferase, which encodes MPIDLPLIRPNPPKLSQLTAGLEAIEESGTFSNYGPVARRFEQAMTEKLFGGRGACLTVANATLGLMIALRHATLRMEQDRKLALLPAFTFAATGQAAQWAGLTPLLADCDPDDWALCPKAEERLLAEYGRRIAAIVPYATFGNSIDLERYAWLARRHDVAIVVDAAASLGSLDTEGRGFGAGAPFPVVYSMHATKTFSTSEGGVIHCADHALIEKLRAMTNFGFEGSRSATMPGMNAKLAEIPALIAEAKLGDIHEVALHRTALAERYRERLAAFSVQRPRGHAQAVQFMSVLLPRTLAEHRGAIIAKLAEAGIGAGTYFSPHLGEQPWFRESCVIDALPVTDDIAARMIALPVTDDMTVADVDRVSDALIAACFAQPRSTVPATPLRDRVLAAVVVGGGPAGVALLCAAGKAGKLDALASAGIAVVDRGDTIGGGRLGAYEITSDSSAETFLTADGALPAGLGIADEAAGQAIAEHKGALGVPLPKVGAYLDRLGEVLGHRLRTLGGSILSGHEVIASQRTADGLWRTRARRVSDGGSIELLSRSLVIATGGHQPAIRLAEEKVAGMSLVERCGNRLIQSDTLLATGGIEAVRERLRDCLDGGRAPRIAIVGGSTSAVTTAVRLLKSGLPLDTGGIALLHRRPLRPFYPSIDAARADGYTDFGPDDICPVSGFVYRLAGFRLEARELVVHALGIGGRVGDPRLTLHQLTGDDDMQAADILDRADLVVASFGYQPHALPLIDERGRAIRLRCEGPVRGRMVDDLCRVVDTASCAVPGVYGIGLAAGFVPHGKLGGEASFRGQANGLWLWQNDVGQLIVEQLLSASERVRAKTGAARRAVA
- a CDS encoding glycosyltransferase family 2 protein, encoding MTAEAPTAGPAVSVVMAAYNGAAFIRETIDSLFAQTMPDFEIVVADDCSTDDTLAVLAAMNDPRLRVVKAERNGGPAAARTLAMSQARGRFIAGLDQDDICAPDRFEKQLAYLDAHPDVVLVCSTIAMFEGGKLRRDPYPDLTDPDEIDWMMGLLNPLAWSTAMIRGEAARRLEPFERDEYRFAEDFDLYTRIRAHGRIGRIAEPLVRYRLHPGGASQAYEQGMIRAAGRVLADRHATLFGVEAAEAGEMLSRYAGASYPPPDAATLARCGAIMARFLEDMRSNPFAQDSSRMIWWRIARSGLRMGHYNAAEMMRVRPAFAGSGAALRPALLRDAAIGATRRARRLAASLSL
- a CDS encoding zinc-ribbon domain-containing protein — translated: MILTCPACGTRYLVPDSSVGVSGRQVRCASCRHSWFQEPPAIEPEAAVTTFAPPPPPAPEPVAAPEPSPYGAPPTGIATPPPPDAFADIRHSPEVDPYAPEPPFRPRRNPMRQMTVLAVLAGLLLLIGAGAVAWFGPAAFARLFGADKAQSPLMLQVTRKPDRRTLATGSELFAVSGRIVNPTEVPQTVPDIRAELRDAAGRPVYGWTINAPVRQLPPKGSADFDSAEVGVPQGSKALNLSFAGTDDH
- the ftsE gene encoding cell division ATP-binding protein FtsE, translated to MSGIVQFENVGLRYGTGAETLSDLSFTLAAGGFYFLTGPSGAGKTSLLKMLYLSQRPTRGAIRLFDEDVVQLRRARLPGFRRRIGVVFQDFRLIPHLSAFDNIALPLRIAGVDERDLVTPVREMLAWVGLADRASAHPPTLSGGEQQRVAIARAVIGRPEILVADEPTGNVDPEMAARLLHLFDALNTLGTTIVVATHDIHLLSRVASANVMRLDRGRLQDPTGALRYPPRADGH
- a CDS encoding cell division protein FtsX, whose amino-acid sequence is MMLGASQAERRLLPEGRLAGPMPWVIAIMMFLTALAAAGGLAMGSAANQLSADLGRQLTVQVILADPAARDREASAAQQLLAHENGVISARRLGDQEMQALLRPWLGDAGLDKDLPLPAMIDIDLSDAGRDRLDRITQAVKAVAPHARIDDHAGFIAPLVGLIRSLGLLAGGIVLMMAGATAAAVVLAARSALNTHRRTIDVMHMMGATDVQVARLFQRRIALDALFGAVVGLVAAIAVILLLGRRIGEIGSGIVGSISLPGLAWLVLLCLPLVAGLLALLVARITVQRALGETL